From Streptomyces durmitorensis, a single genomic window includes:
- a CDS encoding helix-turn-helix domain-containing protein, whose translation MSIGNSPEDDRPSDHRPTDDRPAESRPAAESPADDRPSIGRTLQQARIDAGLTVDEISTSTRVRIPIVHAIEQDDFSRCGGDVYARGHIRTLARAVGVDPALLLAQYDAAHGGRPPAPTPAAPLFEAERIRSDPRRPNWTAAMVAAIVAVIGFVGFTAFSGGDDSDGSKSQVAEGATPATSKPATKPAPNKPADPKPDPSDSAIAGAPQDKVTVKVNAADGRSWISAKDHNGRTLFDGVLEQGKSKTFQDKRKIDLVLGDAGAIKLFVNGKAVENEFDPGQVERLTYTKGDPEVG comes from the coding sequence GTGTCCATCGGCAACTCCCCTGAAGACGACCGCCCTTCAGACCACCGACCCACTGACGACCGGCCCGCTGAGAGCCGTCCGGCAGCTGAGAGCCCTGCTGACGACCGGCCCTCGATCGGGCGCACGCTGCAGCAGGCACGCATCGACGCGGGCCTGACCGTCGACGAGATCAGCACGTCCACCCGGGTGCGCATCCCGATCGTGCACGCGATCGAACAGGACGACTTCTCCCGGTGTGGCGGAGATGTGTACGCCCGTGGCCACATCCGGACCCTCGCACGCGCCGTGGGGGTCGATCCCGCTCTTCTGCTGGCCCAGTACGACGCGGCGCACGGCGGGCGCCCGCCCGCGCCCACCCCGGCGGCGCCGCTCTTCGAGGCCGAGCGGATCAGGTCCGATCCGCGCCGTCCCAACTGGACCGCGGCCATGGTCGCCGCGATCGTCGCCGTGATCGGCTTCGTCGGCTTCACCGCGTTCAGCGGAGGGGACGACAGCGACGGCTCGAAGTCGCAGGTCGCCGAGGGCGCCACGCCCGCCACCAGCAAGCCCGCCACGAAGCCGGCACCGAACAAGCCGGCCGACCCCAAGCCGGACCCGTCGGACAGCGCCATCGCGGGCGCCCCGCAGGACAAGGTCACGGTCAAGGTCAACGCGGCGGACGGCCGCAGCTGGATCTCCGCCAAGGACCACAACGGCCGGACGCTCTTCGACGGCGTCCTGGAGCAGGGCAAGTCGAAGACCTTCCAGGACAAGCGGAAGATCGACCTGGTCCTCGGTGACGCGGGCGCGATCAAGCTGTTCGTGAACGGCAAGGCAGTCGAGAACGAGTTCGACCCCGGTCAGGTCGAGCGGCTCACGTACACCAAGGGTGATCCCGAGGTCGGCTGA
- a CDS encoding response regulator: MVQKAKILLVDDRPENLLALEAILSALDQTLVRASSGEEALKALLTDDFAVILLDVQMPGMDGFETAAHIKRRERTRDIPIIFLTAINHGPHHTFRGYAAGAVDYISKPFDPWVLRAKVSVFVELYMKNCQLREQAALLRLQLEGGGKSTAGEAKEPAGLLAELSARLAAVEEQAEALSKQLDDDSADAAAVATAAHLERKLTGLRRALDALEPGTGSGAPSVSSQS; encoded by the coding sequence ATGGTGCAGAAGGCCAAGATCCTCCTGGTCGATGACCGGCCGGAGAATCTGCTGGCGCTGGAGGCCATCCTCTCTGCGCTCGATCAGACCCTGGTACGGGCATCGTCCGGGGAGGAAGCGCTCAAAGCACTACTCACGGACGACTTCGCGGTCATTCTGCTGGATGTCCAGATGCCAGGCATGGACGGTTTCGAAACCGCCGCGCACATCAAGCGGCGAGAACGGACCCGGGACATCCCGATCATCTTCCTCACCGCCATCAACCACGGCCCGCACCACACGTTCCGGGGTTACGCGGCGGGTGCGGTGGACTACATCTCCAAGCCGTTCGATCCGTGGGTGCTGCGCGCGAAGGTCTCGGTGTTCGTCGAGCTGTACATGAAGAACTGCCAACTGCGGGAGCAGGCAGCCCTGCTGCGTCTCCAGCTGGAAGGTGGCGGGAAGTCCACGGCGGGCGAAGCCAAGGAGCCCGCGGGGCTCCTCGCCGAGCTCTCGGCGCGCCTCGCGGCCGTCGAGGAACAGGCGGAGGCGCTGTCGAAACAGCTGGACGACGACTCGGCGGATGCCGCCGCTGTCGCCACCGCGGCCCATCTCGAACGCAAACTCACCGGCCTGCGGCGGGCTCTTGACGCCCTGGAGCCGGGCACCGGCAGCGGTGCGCCTTCGGTGTCGTCGCAGAGCTGA
- a CDS encoding DNA translocase FtsK: MASRPSAAKKTPAKKAAAPTKAPAKKAAAKKPPPKKAPAKKAPAKKVAAKKPAPKPAPSPTGGVYRLARALWLGLAHSVGALFRGIGRGAKGLDPAHRKDGLALLLLGIALIVAAGTWSNLRGPVGDLVEMLVTGAFGRLDLLLPILLAVIGVRLIRHPEKPDANGRIVIGLSALVIGVLGQVHIACGSPARADGMEAIRDAGGLIGWATSTPLIFTMGEVLAVPLLVLLTVFGLLVVTATPVNAIPQRLRLLGVKLGVVQPEPEAVQGDYADDERYEEQWREALPARSRRRAEAPEAYAPEQAEEEALTRRRRPRRASAQPSLDRPMDAVDVAAAAAAALDGAVLHGMPPSPLVADLTQGVSEKRDEQSAESSTPAPAAESSAPVPTARAVDSPPPGVLRKKPGESRDASGSGVKDLTKAAPDVPRDLPPRAEQLQLAGDITYSLPSLDLLERGGPGKTRSAANDTVVASLSNVFTEFKVDADVTGFTRGPTVTRYEIELGPAVKVEKITALAKNIAYAVASPDVRIISPIPGKSAVGIEIPNTDREMVNVGDVLRLADAAEDDHPMLVALGKDVEGGYVMANMAKMPHILVAGATGSGKSSCINCLITSIMMRATPEDVRMVLVDPKRVELTAYEGIPHLITPIITNPKRAAEALQWVVREMDLRYDDLAAFGYRHIDDFNQAVRDGKLKTPEGSERELTPYPYLLVIVDELADLMMVAPRDVEDSIVRITQLARAAGIHLVLATQRPSVDVVTGLIKANVPSRLAFATSSLADSRVILDQPGAEKLIGKGDGLFLPMGANKPTRMQGAFVTEDEIHAVVQHCKDQMAPVFRDDVTVGTKQKKEIDEDIGDDLDLLCQAAELVVSTQFGSTSMLQRKLRVGFAKAGRLMDLMESRGIVGPSEGSKARDVLVKGDELDGVLAVIRGEAHP, from the coding sequence ATGGCCTCACGTCCGTCCGCAGCCAAGAAGACGCCCGCGAAGAAGGCGGCCGCGCCCACAAAGGCTCCGGCGAAGAAGGCCGCCGCCAAGAAGCCGCCGCCGAAGAAGGCTCCGGCCAAGAAGGCGCCCGCCAAGAAAGTCGCGGCGAAGAAGCCCGCGCCCAAGCCGGCGCCCAGTCCCACGGGCGGCGTGTACCGCCTCGCGCGCGCCCTCTGGCTCGGCCTCGCGCACAGCGTGGGCGCGCTGTTCCGCGGCATAGGGCGAGGCGCGAAGGGTCTCGATCCGGCGCACCGCAAGGACGGCCTCGCGCTGCTGCTGCTCGGCATCGCGCTGATCGTCGCCGCGGGCACGTGGTCGAACCTGCGCGGTCCCGTGGGCGACCTGGTCGAGATGCTGGTGACCGGCGCCTTCGGCCGCCTCGACCTGCTGCTTCCGATACTGCTCGCGGTCATCGGCGTACGCCTCATCAGGCACCCCGAGAAGCCCGATGCCAACGGCCGCATCGTGATCGGCCTGTCTGCGCTCGTCATCGGCGTGCTCGGCCAGGTGCACATCGCCTGCGGTTCGCCGGCCCGTGCGGACGGCATGGAGGCCATAAGGGACGCGGGCGGCCTCATCGGCTGGGCCACGTCCACTCCGCTGATCTTCACCATGGGCGAGGTCCTCGCCGTACCGCTGCTCGTCCTGCTGACCGTCTTCGGGCTGCTCGTGGTCACGGCGACGCCCGTCAACGCCATCCCGCAGCGGCTGCGGCTGCTCGGCGTCAAGCTCGGCGTCGTCCAGCCGGAGCCTGAAGCGGTGCAGGGTGACTACGCGGACGACGAGCGGTACGAGGAGCAGTGGCGCGAGGCGTTGCCGGCCCGCTCGCGCAGGCGCGCAGAGGCGCCTGAGGCGTACGCCCCGGAGCAGGCGGAGGAGGAGGCGCTCACCCGGCGGCGCAGGCCCCGCAGGGCGTCCGCACAGCCCTCTCTGGACCGGCCGATGGACGCGGTGGACGTGGCGGCCGCCGCTGCCGCCGCCCTGGACGGTGCGGTCCTGCACGGCATGCCGCCCTCGCCGCTGGTCGCCGACCTGACGCAGGGCGTCTCCGAGAAGCGCGACGAGCAGTCGGCGGAGAGTTCCACGCCGGCTCCGGCCGCGGAGAGCTCCGCCCCCGTACCGACCGCGCGCGCGGTCGACAGCCCGCCGCCCGGTGTGCTCCGCAAGAAGCCGGGGGAGTCGCGCGACGCGTCGGGCTCCGGCGTGAAGGACCTGACGAAGGCCGCTCCGGACGTGCCGCGGGACCTGCCGCCGCGCGCCGAGCAGCTGCAGCTCGCGGGGGACATCACGTACTCGCTGCCTTCGCTCGACCTGCTCGAGCGCGGCGGTCCGGGCAAGACCCGCAGTGCCGCGAACGACACGGTCGTCGCCTCGCTCAGCAATGTCTTCACCGAGTTCAAGGTCGACGCGGACGTCACCGGCTTCACTCGGGGTCCGACGGTCACGCGGTACGAGATCGAGCTCGGCCCGGCCGTGAAGGTCGAGAAGATCACGGCCCTCGCCAAGAACATCGCGTACGCGGTCGCCAGCCCCGACGTCCGCATCATCAGCCCCATCCCCGGCAAGTCCGCGGTCGGCATCGAGATCCCGAACACCGACCGCGAGATGGTCAACGTGGGCGACGTGTTGCGCCTGGCGGACGCGGCCGAGGACGACCACCCCATGCTGGTCGCGCTCGGCAAGGACGTCGAGGGCGGCTACGTCATGGCCAACATGGCGAAGATGCCGCACATCCTGGTCGCCGGAGCCACCGGCTCCGGCAAGTCGTCCTGCATCAACTGTCTGATCACGTCGATCATGATGCGGGCGACCCCCGAGGACGTACGGATGGTCCTGGTCGACCCCAAGCGCGTCGAGCTCACCGCGTACGAGGGCATCCCGCACCTGATCACGCCGATCATCACCAACCCCAAGCGGGCCGCCGAGGCGCTCCAGTGGGTCGTACGCGAGATGGATCTGCGCTACGACGACCTGGCGGCGTTCGGCTACCGCCACATCGACGACTTCAACCAGGCCGTCCGCGACGGCAAGCTCAAGACGCCCGAGGGAAGTGAGCGCGAGCTCACCCCCTACCCGTACCTCCTGGTGATCGTCGACGAGCTCGCCGACCTGATGATGGTCGCCCCGCGTGACGTCGAGGACTCGATCGTGCGCATCACGCAGCTCGCGCGCGCGGCGGGCATCCACCTGGTGCTCGCCACACAGCGGCCGTCCGTGGACGTCGTCACCGGTCTGATCAAGGCGAACGTGCCCTCGAGGCTCGCCTTCGCCACCTCGTCGCTCGCCGACAGCCGCGTCATCCTCGACCAGCCGGGCGCCGAGAAGCTGATCGGCAAGGGTGACGGGCTCTTCCTGCCGATGGGCGCGAACAAGCCCACCCGAATGCAGGGCGCCTTCGTCACCGAGGACGAGATCCACGCGGTCGTCCAGCACTGCAAGGACCAGATGGCACCCGTCTTCCGGGACGACGTCACGGTGGGGACCAAGCAGAAGAAGGAGATCGACGAGGACATCGGCGACGACCTCGATCTGCTGTGTCAAGCCGCTGAGCTGGTGGTTTCCACGCAGTTCGGGTCCACGTCGATGCTTCAGCGCAAGCTGCGGGTCGGCTTCGCGAAGGCCGGACGGCTCATGGACCTCATGGAATCGCGCGGCATCGTGGGCCCCAGCGAAGGCTCAAAGGCTCGTGACGTTCTTGTGAAGGGCGATGAGCTGGATGGCGTGCTTGCCGTGATCCGGGGGGAGGCTCACCCATAA
- the rimO gene encoding 30S ribosomal protein S12 methylthiotransferase RimO, translating into MPERRTVALVTLGCARNEVDSEELAGRLEADGWQLVEAAEDADVAVVNTCGFVEAAKKDSVDALLEANDLKGHGKTQAVVAVGCMAERYGKELAEALPEADGVLGFDDYSDISTRLNTILSGGSVEAHTPRDRRKLLPISPAERQEAGSDVALPGHAPVDLPDGLAPASGPRAPLRRRLGTNPVASVKLASGCDRRCSFCAIPSFRGSFISRRPSDVLGETRWLAEQGVKEVMLVSENNTSYGKDLGDIRLLETLLPELAAVDGIERVRVSYLQPAEMRPGLIDVLTSTEKVAPYFDLSFQHSAPGVLRAMRRFGDTDRFLELLDTIRTKAPQAGVRSNFIVGFPGESESDVDELERFLTGARLDAIGVFGYSDEEGTEAATYDQKLDQDVVDERLARISRLAEELTSQRADDRLGETVEVLVESVDDEDGAIGRAAHQAPETDGQIRFTGATGGDDLQVGRMVVAKVVGTEGVDLVAEYSEILGDSPRIPAEEARR; encoded by the coding sequence ATGCCCGAACGCCGTACTGTCGCCCTTGTCACTCTTGGCTGCGCCCGTAACGAGGTGGACTCGGAGGAGCTGGCAGGCCGCCTGGAGGCGGACGGCTGGCAGCTCGTCGAGGCCGCCGAGGACGCGGATGTCGCCGTAGTCAACACCTGTGGATTCGTCGAAGCCGCCAAGAAGGACTCCGTCGACGCCCTCCTGGAAGCCAATGATCTCAAGGGTCATGGCAAGACCCAGGCCGTCGTGGCCGTCGGCTGCATGGCCGAGCGGTACGGCAAGGAGCTCGCCGAAGCCCTCCCCGAAGCCGACGGTGTCCTCGGCTTCGACGACTACTCCGACATCTCCACCCGCCTGAACACCATCCTGAGCGGCGGCAGTGTCGAGGCTCACACCCCGCGTGACCGGCGCAAGCTCCTGCCGATCAGCCCCGCGGAGCGGCAGGAGGCGGGCTCCGACGTCGCGCTGCCCGGGCACGCGCCCGTGGACCTGCCCGACGGCCTCGCGCCCGCGTCGGGGCCGCGCGCCCCGCTGCGGCGGCGCCTGGGCACCAACCCCGTCGCCTCGGTGAAGCTGGCGTCCGGCTGCGACCGGCGCTGCTCCTTCTGCGCCATTCCCTCCTTCCGCGGGTCCTTCATCTCGCGGCGTCCCTCGGACGTGCTCGGCGAGACGCGCTGGCTGGCCGAGCAGGGCGTCAAGGAGGTCATGCTCGTCTCCGAGAACAACACCTCGTACGGCAAGGACCTCGGCGACATCCGGCTCCTGGAGACGCTGCTGCCCGAGCTGGCCGCCGTCGACGGGATCGAGCGGGTGCGCGTCAGCTATCTGCAGCCCGCCGAGATGCGCCCCGGACTCATCGACGTACTGACCTCCACGGAGAAGGTCGCCCCCTACTTCGACCTGTCCTTCCAGCACTCCGCTCCCGGCGTGCTGCGGGCGATGCGGCGCTTCGGGGACACCGACCGGTTCCTCGAGCTCCTGGACACCATCCGGACCAAGGCGCCGCAGGCAGGTGTGCGGTCCAACTTCATCGTGGGCTTCCCCGGCGAGAGCGAGTCCGACGTGGACGAGCTGGAGCGGTTCCTCACGGGTGCGCGGCTGGACGCCATCGGCGTGTTCGGGTACTCCGACGAGGAGGGCACGGAAGCGGCGACGTACGACCAGAAGCTGGACCAGGACGTCGTCGACGAGCGGCTCGCGCGCATCTCGCGGCTCGCCGAGGAACTGACCTCGCAGCGCGCCGACGACCGTCTCGGTGAGACCGTCGAGGTGCTCGTGGAGTCCGTGGACGACGAGGACGGCGCGATCGGCCGGGCGGCTCACCAGGCGCCCGAGACGGACGGCCAGATCCGCTTCACGGGTGCCACGGGTGGGGACGACCTGCAGGTCGGTCGTATGGTCGTGGCAAAGGTGGTCGGCACGGAAGGCGTGGACCTGGTGGCTGAGTACAGCGAAATTCTGGGGGACTCGCCCCGGATCCCGGCCGAGGAGGCGCGCAGATGA